Within Cyprinus carpio isolate SPL01 chromosome A7, ASM1834038v1, whole genome shotgun sequence, the genomic segment AAGGTGGCCAAACCAGCGATTGACTCGTTGGTGCCTCTTTCTGCAATCATATGCCCTTGATATCCGACACATCACATCCGACAATGTGGTGGCTGACGCATTGTCTAGAGCTCCTTACTCCGCTTAGCTGTTGATTTTTCCATGTTTTGTTTTACTCTGATTCTCTGAAATTGCTTCTACAGGGCCCATAGTTGCTGAGGACATTGGGAGTATGACAGAGTGGTGGGTGCTCTCCAGTATGTGGGGGTTATCGGGTGAAGGGTTAGGTTGGGTTTCATAAATGGACACCATTTTCTATGGGGGAGGGTGTTATGAACCCAGTATGGGTCATATTTGTTGGTTGCTTGTTTTTccctttgtttgttttgcaggatGGAGTGAGGGTGAGTGACATCATGATTGCTGAGGACTTACACCTTTTTTGGAGCTGATGCCGGCAGATTTAAGCAGTTCTCTTCAGTTGTGACGAGCTCGCTTTCCTTCCTCATGCTGTTTTCGtctcacactttttttaatttaatcttacttaataaatgttattccttTTTCTTATCCCGTTCCAACATGTTGTCTACTTTGTCGTGGCTTGTGAGCCGCCAGTGACaacataatatcataattgttctAGGATGAAGACAGACATGCTTTGAATTATGCTGCTTTGAGCTTTTAACAAAAGTCCAGCGCCCCTAGAAGACCCagagaaaaatatacataatttaatatatgcaCATGAGAAATCgatacattttgctaaaaataaattcttaGTAGTTTACAAAAGTGCATTAATTGATAAAACCAACAGACATTTGAATCTTTTATTTACTCTCAACTAAATGACCtgcattgtgtaaaaaaaaaaaagttataaataaaacaaagattattggagtactatagtaaaatattatttcagtttttctacttcaaaatttcacatttaattcagtgtgttactggctttttctttgtaattgtgaaatttactagcaatttcctGAATTGAGTAAAAATAGTTTCTAGATAAACATTTTCAGTGTAAGTTCAATTCTGTCAAATAAACTGTACTGATTGATATGTAATTTTAAGCAACCCTTATGGACCcttgttttttggatttttgcaTCATGTTTTACTAGATTTTAGGATCAGCACATGCTGACATATATCAATTTTagattgactgatttgttgaaaaAGACTGAAGTCGAGAAGAGCTAGAGAAGGTGAAATCCCTGTCCGTGGTACTGAAATGTGACAATTGTGACCATGCATTATTTTCTAGTTAAGCAGACTCCTGCTTTAATAAAGTAGTTAGACTATACATTGTACTACTATACTACTGCACTACCACATATTGATGATGTTTACTCATGACAACTACATTAATTATTGTCAGTATATACCTCTCATGTGTCTAGAATGTAGTGTAAGCaaaattttcatataaaaattaaagagaaCGTTGCAGAAGTATATTTACTGGCCTATAGTGTGATACCCTTGTGGTCcatgaatcaaaaacaaaatagataATGTATTAACTTCgatgaaatgattaaaataaataaacataaatatataatcaatcaCATCTGGGACAGCATTAGCCTGCATCATGTTTTTAAAGAGAGTTACAAAAAGTGATGCTGCCCAGTATTATCGATAAATGTCTCATAAGGCCCCTCTAGTGGACACCTGTGGATGAGCTCTGTCATAAGACCAAAATATGAGGCCTGTACTATAATCAACAGAAGGTATTCGAAAATCCTACATTTATGCTAAAATGTAAAATCCTGATGTTAAAATCATAACTTACTAAAATTACTGTCAGGTTTAAGAGAGCGTTTTTAAGGTATATCTCTTTAGGACAAAATTATGTCCTCTTTGACcacagataaaaatatttaagattactGCTATttccatttattgttttattttattgcttccATTTTCctaaatgaaaatattcaaattttattattatattatattttatgtttatatttgattGAATTTAATAAAGCATGTTCATTTAAATACACAGCATAGTAAAATGGGAAATAactttgtttttacaattttaacttGTAAATCGAGCTGAGCACATAAGGTATTTGTagtgttaaaataaacttttactaTTTATACGATGTGTTTGTCACCCAGCAGTAATCATTGATAGGTAGTTTATTCCTTTACTAATGCAAGGTGAATTAATTACAAGGTGCATGTGTGGTTTTTGATTCAGAGAGCAGTGTGAAACACATCAGTGGGTCAGTCCTGTGGTTGGAAAACGCTCAAACCACACTGTGCACAATCATGCATGTAAACGTACGCATACAGAAGCACAAAGGTTCACAATAACCTGCTACAagtaaaatagttacattttgcaCTCTTCATATACATATTTGGAGAATTCTTCATCAGATCAAAatcttttatattaatatatattaatatatatatatatatatatatatatatatatatatatatatatatatatatatacacatacgtatatatatatatatatatatatacacacatatatatatatatatatatatatatatatatatatatatatatattatatatatatatatatatatatatatatatatataaagtaacttttgatttagaatttacaATGCTTCAGAATTTCAATGTATTCAGTGCTGACAGTCATGTCTAGAGTTAAATGTTTCTCCGCTGATGTTCATCACAGCAGTTCTCAGTCTGTTCTGAGCAGCTTCTTCCTGTCAGTCAATCTACAGGAAATGATAtactttcttttctcttctgaCCGGTGCTCTAGTTGGCCTCGCATATTCTTATATGGACATATGCTGACTTTGTGGAGGAGTCTGTGCTTTGTGGTATTAATGGCTTAAAGCCCAGAGTATTCCACTGCATAACTACAGTAGGTTTGTTTGGGCCCCAGTGCAAAAACACTTGATGGGGCCCCCACCACTGCAGCCACCTGCCAGCTTAAACACAGGAAATGTGTACTGAGAGGGTCTCAATGCATCTTTCACAAACTACGAAAAGTTCAGTGTCTATGTGTCTTTTTAGATCAAACTTCCTCTAAAGGAATTTTACGATATTAACCCCGTTATATCTTCAAAACAACAACCCCGTTTTTAGAAGAGCAAGCACAACTCACAGTTCATTCCGAAATATGAAATTTATTTTGAGATTGTTTgaaattagaaatatttacatttttctatttcATGTTTAGAATCTAACACCTTCTATTTCAAGGTGTTAGTCATGTACTAATGTATGCACGCTAACACCATTGCTGTCAAAtgccaacatattaaaaaatataacattaaatagtcCATAAGCTGTAGGCTCTGTACTGCAAGTCTTACATAGCAATAGCTTTATGTGACAACAGGTCAAAATTGAATTGATTACTGAcacctggtctcatggcataaacgTACCTGGGGGCACTTTTTAGCGAGACGTGAAGTatgtaccaataagtacatatcactgcagtttccaaaataaatgaacactagaggcagtaaaacttcAATACCTTTTATCCCTTTTCACACAAATCTGATTAATAAAGCgtcattttcacacaattacttaaagaatatcatgttattactttaaaacaattttaatatgctgggacatttgaaaactgatgcttttgaacgtTAGCAATggacatatccagcttcatatctatgggttttcatagatGGTAGGTTTATTCAGTAGCTCACGGAGACACTACCGTTCTACATATAAGGAAGTTGAAATTGCACGGTTGcatcaagaaatgtgtttttatatcagttttgcatttgttaacagtatcggtaggtttagggttgggtttggtgtagggcatatttccaacacgatagagcattaacttttagctaCAGTCCACGGATATTTGAATACTGAAACGCCGCAATACGTACCagaaacaacaattaaaacacaGTAACACGTACCTATATCAgtgtaataaaaatgtgccagGGTTCACGAATTGAACCTGTTTTagtgccactcagtggacatttctctttgaaactgcagcaaaacgtgcagtaaggtatgcacaaaaagtacacatgaggtacgtatttttatgagaccaggttgcaTTACTCACAGAATATCAAtagcaaatattattttgcatttctgttctttcaaaaaataaatgaaaaatccaGTATTGAgtttccaaaagaggaaaaatatttgtaaaaatggaTTGCTGcagacagaagagagaaaaatgtacagtatgttatatCAGAAACCCCACTGCAGATGTGTTTGCtactgttttgtttaaatgtcagaGTAATATAAAACCATGTAAACTAGTTTTACGAAAATttacaatatttgtatttgtattttttttttttacgtcatcACAGTCTGTCAAAAGCagtcaaaaattaaaagacaattttatggtttgtttgtgtgctttcAATGAAAGGACAGCTTATGTTacatgtggtgtgtgttttttctagTTTTCACACTTCAGAGGCACTCGTAGTGGGGCGTCAATCTTTAGTAGATCAGTTTCGTAATAAAGAGATTGTCTTTCATGTAGTTCATGCCGCAGATATCCTCCcactttagtttagtttagttgagTTGCATACTGAGTTGGtccttttttctttacttttttacaCCTGAATCCAATCTTTTCATTTACTATAATCAAGTAAATCTAGCTCTGTTAATATATTCATAGGTGAAAGGTAATTCATTCAGTCAACCAgtacaaagaagaagaaaaggagaTTTATTGAGGTAACTATATCTGTATCTACATGACACAACAATGCAGAAAACAATGACGTGCATTACTTTACAAAATGctaatatgaaaacatattttttgtcatatactactttttttctttacaataaggttccattagttaatgatAGTTTATGTATTACTAGCCCACATTAATAATCTCAAAATTCCaataacaattgttttttttaagaagactTAGGTTGTTTGATGTAAATCAGAGAATTATGTAACTATTTTATCAAGCAGTCTTATGTAGTCTATTAAACTATGGGATGCAAGCTTGGTATGGCAATCTTTCAGTCCAATTAAATTCACAGCTTGCATGTCTTGCTAAAACTGCAATGAAAGTTACAGGTGTAAGAAAGTACAGATCACTTCAATTAATTTATCGGTGAGTCGTTGGTTCTTAAGAATGCATAAACAAAAGTGAGTGATCCTAGCCATGTTTTATTTCCAATGTATTAACTTTTGCCATCAGAGAAATATTTTTCCCACTTTGAGTCCCAAGTCCCACTTTGTAAAGGCAAccattacaaaaattatttttacctgtatatataatatatactgtatatgtttgtcatgtgttgtgtgtgcatgttatGTACTACTGCATCTTTGAGTCCAAAACAAACTTCCTGAAAAGGACAATAAAGTATACTCTAACtctaattaacatgaacaaacaatgaacaatacatttattacagtatttattaatctttgttaatattagtaaatgaaaatacagttgttcattgttagttcaggtTAATTCACAGTgtatgctgtagaagtattgttcatgcttagtttatgttaactaaagcagttaactaatgttaactaatgaaccttattgtaaaatgttaccctTTTTTAATAAGAATTATGTGACAAActaaattgcataattttataataattaatataacaataattttttattttattattctttttttcccctctagaTGATTTAACCTGATTGGAGttgatgtgaaaaaaatgaatcagcatttttttatacTACTGCTTTACCTTTTAAAGTGTAAGTTgctattttttattctgttaatcTCAGACCTACACTTACACTACTAAATgagcacaacaaaaaaaaaaaacattaaaacaagatAGACATCATACTTGTTTTCACTGTGTTTAAACAAAGCTGTACAGCAGGTAATGCTAACTGTTCTCTTATTCCATTTGTAGGCAGCTCAGATGATGCAGACATCGTGACTCAGAATCATCTGAAGATTGTTCAAGCTGGAGAAAGTGTTAACTTCACCTGTTTTTTTCCAAAAGAGTCAAGAAGCACTGTTGCTTGGGTCAAACAAAGAGCTGGAGAGAAAACCCTTTTAATCGCTTCATCGTATCAAGCATTACCTGCAGTGTTTGAAAATAACTTTGACAAACATAATCGCTTTTTTGTAGAAAAAGATGACAGCCGTTTTAATCTCAGCATCACAAATGTAAAAGAATCAGACACTGCAACATACtattgtgttaaatatatatatcagttcACATTTGGGGAGAGCACTGATCTCATTGTTAAAGGTAAGCAGAATGATTACTTAAATTTTACTGTGGTACATGTATTGTAGCACATTGTGCCTGGTCAAATTACAATTAGGtcgttgttgtttattttgtttttaggcaGACACCTGAACATGCAGTCTGACCATGAGAGAGCTGTGCTAGATCCAGTGCCTCCAGAGGACTCTGAAGTGGCGCTGCAGTGCACTGTCCTCACTCGGAGCTGTGCAGGAGAACACAACGTCTACTGGTTCAGACATGAATCTGGAGAATCTCCTCCAGGAATTATATTCACTCAGGAGCGCAGGAATGCTCAATGTGAGAGGAGCTCTGATGTGAACTCTACTGCACACAAATGTATCTACAGCCTGCCCAAGAGGAACCTCAGTCACTCTGATGCTGGGATTTACTACTGTGCTGTGGCCGCATGTGGACAGATACAGTTTGGAGACGCAAGAAAACCTGATTTGCCTAGGCCAGGTATCCATTAAGTTTgctaaaaagaaacaataataattcTCATGGTTTCATGATGTTTTTGCATCATTAATATCTTTGAAAAATGATGTTGTCTTTTTCATATCTTAGATACACCATGGAGCACAATTACCCTAGTTTTAGCATCTTCAATCTGTTTGTCTGTGATTGTGATCATAATTCTGGGTTCACAGTTCCACAAGCACCGGCAAAAAGGTAAGATTTACATGCTTTATCGCCCTTCAAGTCATAATAGTCAAATCAATATCAGTTTCAGTGCAGTTGTAACATATTAATTCTTTTTGGTCATTCAAGATGGAATCCCCTACATTGTGCTGGATAAATCAATGGTAAGCCCATATGCTTTATTTCATACTCAGCTTAATGTTAAGTGTGCTTTAtgccaatatactgtatatataaaaaatgaaaacgctTAATTACTGCATAAAATTAGCTTTtccaatttatattttaattagtcaGTATGTCCATAATCAAGATATTGAAACAATGTATCATTGTTAACTGTGGTTCTGTTTCAGGCTGATGTCACCactactgtaaattatacaatgttTCACAAGCGTCTTTAACATTTAGAAGACTCTTGGAGTAAAACTGGTATGAAAAGTGAGACATGAGAAATTTGActtctatatctatatctatctccTATATTACCTCATCTATatgggaataaaaaaaattatatgctcTGTGTTTGCTCCGCTGAGTAGTATTCTGGATTTCCATGGCCTCACTTACAGCTTTATTTTGACCTTTAATCAATTCAGACATTTTGTCTGAATTTTCAAACAGTATACTTGACATCATTATTATTCAAACAAGTGTTACGTCCTGTGACATAATTATGAGTTGTTTAAAGTCTGGAACAAAATCTGTTGTTGACAAAAATCCTCAGaccaatttgttttgtttttttttgtgaaagttacTCTTTATttcctgggctttattttgtctTCTATTCTATTGTTGTAATGTTAACATGGGCTAAATCACTATTCCCTCTAATACCCCTTTCTCCTCTTGACTAAATCTGAACTTCAatccacacacaaaaataaaataaaaaaaaaaaaatggataatgtATATTTTACCTCATTCTTTTGTTATAACtcaactatgtgtgtgtgtgtgtgtttgtttgagttttttggtttttgttttgtttgtttgttttgttttgtttttgacattatgatgtctttttttctgtcaaagGAAAGCAAAGTTCAGTGGTTGTCCTGTTAAAAGGCGTTTCTGTggtttcaatgcaaaaaaaaaaaaaaaaaaagactgatgcCAGTCTGGGTAGGAAACGTTTTTAATCTTCCGcccaaaaaacaacaatagaATGTACAGTAGGAGTGGCTTTATATTTCTAATAGCCAAACATAAAGTCtgctttatacattattgtttctgtatcttttttttatctttttctttttatgcataACACCATCCAAACTGACTTTTCATTTATCAAGCATGCAATTTCACTCAAAATATTCACGctaacacatttaacaaaaactcataCTGAAAGAACTACTGAAGTGGTCTCTATTGATTGCATCACAACTTTACTATGCATAATATTGGTCATGTCTGTGAAAACTCAGAGCTGACAAATAATCAGGAcactggagaaaacaaaaaaggttaaTTTTATCATATTCCTGCGTTCTTTTCATCCTACGG encodes:
- the LOC109069094 gene encoding uncharacterized protein LOC109069094, whose product is MVADLSRVADLFARFGEAGLTVNLAKCEFAKATVTYLGPIVAEDIGSMTEWWVLSRWSEGSSDDADIVTQNHLKIVQAGESVNFTCFFPKESRSTVAWVKQRAGEKTLLIASSYQALPAVFENNFDKHNRFFVEKDDSRFNLSITNVKESDTATYYCVKYIYQFTFGESTDLIVKGRHLNMQSDHERAVLDPVPPEDSEVALQCTVLTRSCAGEHNVYWFRHESGESPPGIIFTQERRNAQCERSSDVNSTAHKCIYSLPKRNLSHSDAGIYYCAVAACGQIQFGDARKPDLPRPGIH